TAATGAAAGCAGAAGGCGTTAAAATTTACGAGCGGCGTATTCGATGAGAAAACATTGCATTCTTATTCTGGGAATATGGACTTTGCTTCTGGCATTAACCTGGGCGCAGACAGAAAATCCATCTTTAATCGAAGTTAAAGCTCAGGTGGATACGGCCACGATTACAATTGGCGATCACATTTTGTATTCCATTATAATTGACCGCCAAAAAGATGTGCGCATTATTGAACCCGGCCAGGGGATTAACCTGGGCATGTTTGAAATTAAGGATTACAAATTTCATGAGCCCGTTAAAAAAGGCGATCACCTTATTCAGCGGTATGATTATGTGATTTCCGTTTACGATACGGGCAAATTTACCATTCCGCCCTATCCGCTGGCCTATTTCCCATCCGATTCATCAACCAAACCGGCCATCATCGAAGCGCCGGCCATCGATATCTACGTAAAAAGCGTATTAAAAGGAGAAGAAGCGCCGGAATTAAAGGATATTAAACCGCCGCTGGATATTCCTTTTAATTACCGTTTCTGGGGAATGGTGGCGGCGGCTGTTTTGATTTTGGGAATTTTGCTTTACCTGGCTTACCGACTCTGGAAGCGCAAACAAGAAAAGGGCTATGTGTTTACACCGCCTCCGCCCGCGCCGCCGGCCCATGAGGTGGCTTTAAATGCTTTGCAGGAACTATTCGCTTCCGATTTACTCGAAAGAGAACAATTTAAAGAATTTTTTTCCAGACTGTCGGAAATTTTACGCGCCTATCTGGAAGGGCGGTATTTTATCGCCGCCTTAGAAGAGACCACCACGGAAATCATGCAAGAAATTCAGGCGCATCTGGCAGATGAATCGTTACGCAAACAACTGCAAGAAATTTTAACAATGTCAGATTTAATTAAGTTTGCCAGATACATTCCGGCCAAGGAAGAAATAGAACGTTTAAAAGAATTAAGCGTTGATTTTGTACAGAAAACAAAAATTATTTACGAAGCAGAACCTGATCATAAAGAAGTTGCAGTAACCACAGATAACCCGGAGCAGGCACAGAGAACTTAAAAATAATAGAAAATAAAAATCTCTGTGCTCATAGTGGTGCCTCTCTGAACTTTGTGGTTAAAATAGAATGACAAAGTTTGTTGATCATCCAACAGAGGAGGAATGAGCCTTGATAGACGTCAAAGGATTAACGCGTTATTACGGCGAAAAGAGGGCCATTTCAGATGTGACCTTTCATGTAAACAAAGGCGAAGTGCTGGGGTTGTTGGGGCCCAACGCCGCCGGCAAAACGACCACCATGCGCATTTTAACCTGTTACATGCCGCCCACCAGCGGTAGCGCAACGGTTGGGGGGTACGATATTTTTGAACAAAGTCTCGAAGTGCGCCGAATTACAGGCTATCTACCGGAGAATCCGCCCCTTTATACCGACATGACAGTGGACGACTACCTTACGTTTGTGGCCAAAATCAAAGGCGTCCCGCGCGATCGGCTTAAAAAAGAGGTAGATGCCGTGGTCGAAAAGGCCAGCATCGGCGATGTCCGGAAACGGATAATCGGCAAGCTGTCCAAAGGTTACAAGCAGCGCGTGGGGCTGGCTCAAAGCTTAATCAACAATCCGCAAATCGTCATTCTGGATGAACCCACCGTTGGACTCGATCCCAAACAGATTATTGAAATTCGTCAATTGATCAAAAACCTGGGCGGCGACCATACGGTGATTCTTTCTTCTCACATTTTGCCGGAAATTGAACAGACCTGTGAACGCG
This sequence is a window from Caldithrix abyssi DSM 13497. Protein-coding genes within it:
- a CDS encoding DUF4381 family protein translates to MRKHCILILGIWTLLLALTWAQTENPSLIEVKAQVDTATITIGDHILYSIIIDRQKDVRIIEPGQGINLGMFEIKDYKFHEPVKKGDHLIQRYDYVISVYDTGKFTIPPYPLAYFPSDSSTKPAIIEAPAIDIYVKSVLKGEEAPELKDIKPPLDIPFNYRFWGMVAAAVLILGILLYLAYRLWKRKQEKGYVFTPPPPAPPAHEVALNALQELFASDLLEREQFKEFFSRLSEILRAYLEGRYFIAALEETTTEIMQEIQAHLADESLRKQLQEILTMSDLIKFARYIPAKEEIERLKELSVDFVQKTKIIYEAEPDHKEVAVTTDNPEQAQRT
- a CDS encoding ABC transporter ATP-binding protein is translated as MIDVKGLTRYYGEKRAISDVTFHVNKGEVLGLLGPNAAGKTTTMRILTCYMPPTSGSATVGGYDIFEQSLEVRRITGYLPENPPLYTDMTVDDYLTFVAKIKGVPRDRLKKEVDAVVEKASIGDVRKRIIGKLSKGYKQRVGLAQSLINNPQIVILDEPTVGLDPKQIIEIRQLIKNLGGDHTVILSSHILPEIEQTCERVVIINEGKVVVEDTVENLTNRMHGVQRITLQVEGTEEAIKQALQPISDIQKLEFNSKGKDIREVIVETPNDVRKELAKAIVNSGLGLLELSTERFTLEEIFLHLTTKEEVA